Proteins from one Spirochaetota bacterium genomic window:
- a CDS encoding polysaccharide deacetylase family protein, whose translation MKSGKMIITRNSSRAKRGLGAAVPALAALIAVFAAAVFTVEARAESAVSVLCYHSFLEKKKMDPFSFNIDELNSQITQLKKEGFRFVSINDVIAGRITGTKNILVTVDDGNKSVYEAHRRVFRPNGIRPLLGIYPNIIINKKHYALTWEQLQDLAKNGCDIAAHGYFHLKVNKKLHDKNPAYFKKEIFLVKKVLEEKLNRKITAYIYPFGLRDDMTIRALKEAGYRHAFTINNGRIDIPLAAGGDRPFELPRYMVTRTNWKYCFNSVMKNARHKTAYKVAAADEPSADKADVAAMSRPPAERHDPAAELAARLTERMDKTAMADLKQEKNSKPTKDAGAKKKIEKKTGIGPDTAVSQEIKGPERGSPAKIAKEKPKKRPGDAGTAMVSGPAKKDKKISPADVSSPQKEKPIIVVEEKKNFMVPPIQRVESSVKRDVLDLDRFSDRPVHRRHASVIAIDEGSAGSEGGGVRDGAGRYSGPGILAARVPRETGHNLSKMKSQYHGINSKSLKTYRGVLGLVNGKIGMIKHVIRKYVLVNF comes from the coding sequence ATGAAATCTGGAAAAATGATTATAACTCGTAACAGCTCCCGGGCGAAAAGAGGCCTCGGCGCCGCGGTGCCGGCGCTGGCGGCGCTTATCGCGGTTTTTGCCGCGGCGGTCTTCACCGTCGAGGCGCGGGCGGAGTCGGCAGTCAGCGTTCTCTGCTACCATTCATTCCTCGAAAAAAAGAAAATGGACCCCTTCAGCTTCAATATCGACGAGCTGAATTCCCAGATCACGCAGCTCAAGAAAGAAGGATTCAGGTTCGTTTCCATCAATGATGTCATCGCCGGCAGGATAACGGGCACCAAGAACATACTCGTCACCGTCGACGACGGTAATAAAAGCGTGTACGAGGCCCACCGGCGGGTCTTCAGGCCCAACGGTATCAGGCCCCTCCTCGGCATATACCCGAACATCATCATCAACAAGAAGCACTACGCCCTCACCTGGGAGCAGCTCCAGGACCTGGCGAAAAACGGGTGCGACATTGCGGCCCACGGCTATTTTCATTTGAAGGTGAACAAAAAGCTCCATGACAAAAACCCGGCATATTTCAAGAAGGAGATTTTCCTGGTCAAGAAAGTGCTGGAGGAAAAGCTCAACCGGAAGATAACCGCCTATATATATCCCTTCGGCCTCAGGGACGACATGACCATCAGGGCCCTCAAGGAGGCTGGGTACCGACACGCCTTCACCATCAATAACGGGAGGATCGACATCCCCCTGGCAGCCGGCGGTGACCGGCCCTTCGAGCTTCCGCGCTACATGGTCACCCGGACAAACTGGAAGTACTGTTTCAACAGCGTGATGAAGAACGCGCGTCACAAAACCGCCTACAAGGTCGCCGCGGCGGACGAGCCCTCCGCCGATAAGGCCGATGTCGCCGCCATGAGCCGTCCGCCGGCTGAACGCCATGATCCCGCGGCGGAGCTCGCCGCGAGGCTCACGGAGCGGATGGATAAGACCGCCATGGCCGATTTGAAGCAGGAAAAGAACAGCAAGCCGACGAAAGACGCCGGCGCTAAAAAAAAAATCGAAAAAAAGACAGGCATAGGGCCTGATACTGCCGTTTCTCAGGAGATAAAGGGGCCCGAACGGGGAAGTCCCGCAAAGATAGCAAAGGAGAAACCGAAAAAGCGGCCCGGTGATGCCGGGACCGCCATGGTGTCCGGGCCCGCGAAAAAAGATAAAAAGATATCCCCTGCCGACGTCAGCTCTCCGCAGAAAGAAAAACCGATAATCGTAGTTGAAGAAAAAAAGAACTTCATGGTGCCCCCTATCCAGAGGGTTGAAAGCTCTGTTAAACGCGATGTCCTTGACCTTGATCGGTTCTCGGACAGGCCTGTTCACAGGCGCCACGCCTCGGTGATCGCCATCGATGAAGGCTCCGCCGGAAGTGAGGGAGGCGGCGTCAGGGACGGCGCGGGGCGGTACTCCGGCCCGGGCATCCTGGCCGCCAGGGTGCCGCGGGAGACCGGCCACAATCTATCAAAAATGAAGAGCCAGTATCATGGCATCAATTCGAAATCTCTGAAGACCTACCGCGGTGTCCTGGGGCTCGTCAACGGTAAAATTGGGATGATCAAGCATGTCATCAGGAAGTACGTCCTGGTAAATTTCTAG